One Cupriavidus oxalaticus genomic region harbors:
- a CDS encoding LacI family DNA-binding transcriptional regulator — translation MPPPVPRSTPDPKPAEKLTIQDVADYAGVSKATVSRYLNRGGEQLSADVEARVAAAIRALGYSPSPMAQGLKRGKSRLIGLVVADVSNSFSVAVLRGVEKACRDAGYMVMLFNLGNDEQLEREAIRSLSAYRVEGFILHTLGHDAGALADAAQLGKPVVLVDRKVGDAEVDLVALDNQAAVHEAAGHLVEAGYRHLLFISEPIKAISSRNERARAFQGFIAEHADTVSGTAFEADRGDDDALDEALRDLRRRAGNTPVAVLAANAVISLRVAASARRLGWQLGADLGLVGFDDPEWAALVGPGLSAISQPTDDIGRVATNCLLERLQGAQLPPRRVLLPGTLVTRGSTRRA, via the coding sequence ATGCCGCCCCCTGTGCCCCGATCCACGCCCGACCCGAAACCTGCCGAGAAACTCACCATCCAGGACGTTGCCGACTATGCGGGGGTCTCGAAGGCAACCGTCTCGCGCTACCTGAACCGGGGCGGCGAGCAGTTGTCCGCGGACGTCGAGGCGCGCGTGGCCGCGGCCATCCGCGCGCTCGGCTACAGTCCCAGTCCCATGGCGCAGGGACTCAAGCGCGGCAAGTCGCGCCTGATCGGGCTGGTGGTGGCCGACGTTTCCAATTCGTTTTCGGTGGCGGTGCTGCGGGGCGTGGAAAAGGCCTGCCGCGACGCCGGCTATATGGTGATGCTGTTTAACCTGGGCAATGACGAGCAACTCGAGCGCGAAGCCATCCGCTCGCTGTCGGCCTATCGGGTGGAGGGTTTTATCCTGCACACGCTCGGCCACGATGCCGGCGCGCTGGCCGATGCGGCGCAGCTGGGCAAGCCAGTCGTACTGGTCGACCGCAAGGTCGGCGATGCCGAAGTCGACCTGGTGGCCCTGGACAACCAGGCCGCCGTCCATGAAGCCGCCGGCCACCTGGTCGAAGCCGGCTATCGGCACCTGCTCTTCATCAGCGAACCGATCAAGGCCATCAGCTCTCGCAACGAGCGCGCCCGTGCCTTCCAGGGCTTTATCGCCGAACACGCGGACACCGTCAGCGGGACCGCTTTCGAGGCCGACCGCGGCGACGACGACGCCCTGGACGAGGCGCTGCGCGACCTGCGCCGCCGCGCCGGGAACACGCCCGTTGCCGTGCTGGCGGCCAATGCGGTAATCTCGCTGCGCGTGGCCGCATCCGCCCGCAGGCTGGGCTGGCAGCTCGGCGCCGACCTTGGCCTGGTCGGCTTCGACGATCCCGAATGGGCTGCATTGGTCGGCCCTGGCCTGAGCGCCATTTCCCAACCCACCGACGATATCGGGCGCGTTGCCACCAACTGCCTGCTCGAGCGCCTGCAAGGCGCGCAACTGCCGCCACGCCGGGTCCTGCTGCCCGGCACCCTGGTCACGCGCGGGTCCACCCGCCGCGCCTGA
- a CDS encoding transporter substrate-binding domain-containing protein, whose protein sequence is MNVQRLLRRVAAPVLTLLVLTSAAFTAQAQTVAEIVKKGKVTIGVVTGAPPFGTTDATGKPAGYDVDVANLLGKYLGVPVDIVPLTSPSRIPALEAGKVDFLVATLAPTPERARAIMFSAPYSAFELTIFAPVAAKYARLTELGKKKVGVTRGTTQDTALSRLAVPGMNIVRFEDDATCAQALISNQVDAIALPNTTGNEIMKARGAGKFDAKFAFSVQPNSMAVRRDAFELRQWLNTTISYVKLNGELDAIAQKWTGKALPALQAF, encoded by the coding sequence ATGAACGTCCAACGCTTGTTGCGCCGCGTAGCAGCGCCCGTGCTGACCCTGCTGGTCCTGACCAGCGCCGCTTTCACCGCCCAGGCGCAGACCGTCGCCGAGATCGTCAAGAAGGGCAAGGTCACCATCGGCGTGGTGACCGGCGCCCCGCCCTTCGGCACCACGGATGCCACCGGCAAACCCGCCGGCTATGACGTCGACGTGGCCAACCTGCTGGGCAAGTACCTCGGCGTGCCGGTCGATATCGTCCCGCTCACTTCGCCCAGCCGGATTCCGGCCCTGGAAGCCGGCAAGGTCGACTTCCTGGTCGCCACGCTGGCGCCGACGCCCGAGCGGGCGCGGGCCATCATGTTCAGCGCGCCCTACAGCGCGTTCGAGCTGACCATCTTCGCGCCGGTCGCCGCCAAGTACGCCAGGCTGACCGAACTAGGCAAGAAAAAGGTGGGCGTGACCCGCGGCACCACGCAGGACACCGCGCTGAGCCGGCTGGCCGTGCCCGGCATGAATATCGTGCGCTTCGAGGACGATGCCACCTGCGCGCAGGCGCTGATCAGCAACCAGGTCGACGCCATCGCCCTGCCCAATACCACCGGCAACGAGATCATGAAGGCGCGCGGCGCCGGCAAGTTCGACGCCAAGTTTGCGTTCTCGGTGCAACCCAATTCGATGGCCGTGCGCCGCGATGCCTTCGAGCTGCGCCAGTGGCTCAACACCACCATCTCCTACGTGAAGCTCAATGGCGAACTCGATGCCATTGCGCAGAAGTGGACCGGCAAGGCACTGCCCGCGCTGCAGGCGTTCTGA
- a CDS encoding amino acid ABC transporter permease: MHYQFEWTPVLSQLDRFAEGAAMTLALSFGSILLGTLVGTAGAIAAAFGGPWLQRVARAYVEAIRNTPFLIQLFIIFFGLPTVGLQIDAVTAAVIAMTVNLGAYSTEIIRAGLQAVHRSQLEAAAALGMTRWQLIRHVALVPAFEKVYPALTSQFTLMMLTSSVVSTISVEELTAVASQVDSQTFRTFESYILVMFIYIGLALLLRASFALIGNLVFRRRRVVARARKRARTAPVVPLARTDLAAAVAGSAK; this comes from the coding sequence ATGCACTACCAATTCGAATGGACCCCGGTGCTGTCGCAGCTCGACCGCTTCGCGGAAGGCGCGGCGATGACGCTGGCGCTCAGCTTCGGCTCGATCCTGCTTGGCACCCTGGTCGGCACCGCCGGCGCCATTGCCGCCGCCTTTGGCGGCCCCTGGCTGCAGCGCGTCGCCAGGGCATACGTCGAAGCCATCCGCAACACGCCCTTCCTGATCCAGCTCTTCATCATCTTCTTCGGCTTGCCGACGGTGGGGCTGCAGATCGATGCCGTCACCGCCGCGGTGATTGCCATGACCGTCAATCTCGGCGCCTACTCGACGGAGATCATCCGGGCCGGCCTGCAGGCGGTACACCGCTCGCAGCTCGAAGCCGCCGCCGCGCTGGGCATGACACGCTGGCAACTGATCCGCCACGTCGCCCTGGTGCCGGCGTTCGAGAAGGTCTATCCCGCCCTGACCAGCCAGTTCACGCTGATGATGCTGACCTCGAGCGTGGTGTCGACGATCTCGGTGGAAGAGCTGACGGCGGTCGCCAGCCAGGTCGACTCGCAGACCTTCCGCACCTTCGAGAGCTACATCCTGGTCATGTTCATCTATATCGGGCTGGCCCTGCTGCTGCGCGCCAGCTTTGCCCTGATCGGCAACCTGGTGTTCAGGCGCAGGCGGGTCGTGGCACGCGCACGCAAGCGGGCCCGCACGGCCCCCGTCGTGCCGCTGGCACGGACGGACCTGGCGGCAGCGGTTGCAGGGAGCGCGAAATGA
- a CDS encoding amino acid ABC transporter permease, with protein MITEFSWNHLEILLLAARWTLWVTLLAFVGGTLAGFMVALARTARSPLLRLASAAYIQVVQGTPVLIVLFLSYYGLSVLGLKLSPMVAAMLAMSIYASAYLGEIWRGCIEAVPQGQWEASEALALTRWQQLRHVVLPQAVRLALPPTVGFSVQLVKNTSITSIIGVIELTRAGQLINNATFQPFAVFVVVALIYFALCFPLSSAARRMERRLHVNR; from the coding sequence ATGATCACCGAATTCTCCTGGAACCATCTTGAAATCCTGCTGCTGGCGGCACGCTGGACGCTGTGGGTGACCTTGCTCGCCTTTGTCGGCGGCACGCTGGCCGGCTTCATGGTGGCGCTGGCACGTACCGCCAGAAGCCCGCTGCTGCGCCTGGCCAGCGCCGCCTATATCCAGGTCGTACAGGGAACGCCGGTGCTGATCGTGCTGTTCCTGAGCTACTACGGGCTCTCCGTGCTGGGGCTCAAGCTCTCGCCGATGGTTGCGGCCATGCTGGCGATGTCGATCTACGCCAGCGCCTACCTGGGCGAGATCTGGCGCGGCTGCATCGAGGCCGTGCCCCAGGGACAGTGGGAAGCCAGCGAGGCGCTCGCGCTCACGCGCTGGCAGCAGCTGCGCCACGTGGTGCTGCCGCAGGCGGTCCGGCTGGCGCTGCCGCCCACGGTGGGATTCTCGGTCCAGCTGGTCAAGAACACCTCGATCACTTCCATCATCGGCGTCATTGAACTGACCCGCGCCGGCCAGCTGATCAACAACGCGACCTTCCAGCCCTTCGCGGTCTTTGTCGTCGTCGCACTTATCTACTTCGCGCTTTGCTTCCCGCTGTCGTCGGCAGCCAGGCGCATGGAAAGGAGGCTCCATGTCAATCGTTGA
- a CDS encoding amino acid ABC transporter ATP-binding protein, with protein MSIVEAQGVHKSYGHVEVLKGVSFAIEPGQVVAIIGRSGSGKSTMLRCLNGLETINAGNITVAGHKLDHDRKRLLDLRRDVGMVFQSYNLFPHLSVGENIALAPSIVKKMAAGKIDGIVDRVLTQVGLLDKKDCYPEQLSGGQQQRVAIARSLAMEPKVMLFDEVTSALDPELTAEVLRVMECLAASGMTMVLVTHEMEFARRMAHTTIFMHQGKVHEAGPSRTLFAQPQTPELQQFLSAGALK; from the coding sequence ATGTCAATCGTTGAAGCTCAGGGCGTGCACAAGTCATATGGCCACGTCGAGGTCCTGAAGGGCGTTTCGTTCGCGATCGAGCCCGGCCAGGTGGTCGCCATCATCGGCCGCAGCGGTTCCGGCAAGAGCACCATGCTGCGTTGCCTGAACGGCCTGGAAACGATCAACGCCGGCAATATCACCGTCGCGGGGCATAAGCTGGACCACGACCGCAAGCGCTTGCTGGACCTGCGCCGCGACGTGGGCATGGTGTTCCAGAGCTACAACCTGTTCCCGCACCTGAGCGTGGGCGAGAACATCGCGCTGGCGCCGTCCATCGTGAAGAAGATGGCAGCCGGCAAGATCGACGGCATTGTCGACCGGGTGCTGACCCAGGTCGGCCTGCTGGACAAGAAGGACTGCTACCCGGAGCAGCTCTCGGGCGGCCAGCAGCAGCGCGTGGCCATCGCCCGCTCGCTGGCGATGGAGCCCAAGGTGATGCTGTTCGACGAAGTCACCTCCGCGCTCGACCCCGAGCTGACCGCAGAAGTGCTGCGGGTCATGGAGTGCCTGGCTGCCTCCGGCATGACCATGGTGCTGGTCACGCATGAGATGGAGTTCGCGCGCCGCATGGCGCATACCACCATCTTCATGCACCAGGGCAAGGTGCATGAGGCGGGCCCGTCCAGGACGCTGTTCGCGCAGCCGCAGACGCCGGAACTGCAGCAGTTCCTCAGTGCGGGAGCCCTGAAATGA
- a CDS encoding sugar phosphate isomerase/epimerase family protein, which yields MSQWQADNASRPPVLVSLTAYGADLAHRDGQAALARIAATAGADGVEFRGELQRGHADEVREQREVAAQHGLSVVWSSPEGLWSEAGGLDAAALDRAFTTALALGASRVKMSLGGYRAGTALEALLPWLRQDGVELVVENDQTARAGTVPPLRDFFARASALGATIPMTFDMGNWHWTGEDPLDAAQVFAADVGYVHCKGVQRTPAKWIAVPLEQSAAPWRSVLRRLPADVARAIEFPLQGDDLVQVTRHHVELLRSVEVPA from the coding sequence ATGAGCCAGTGGCAAGCAGATAACGCTTCACGCCCGCCGGTGCTGGTCTCGCTGACGGCCTATGGTGCCGACCTCGCGCATCGCGACGGACAGGCCGCGCTGGCGCGGATTGCCGCGACGGCCGGTGCCGACGGCGTGGAGTTCCGCGGCGAACTCCAGCGCGGCCACGCCGATGAAGTCAGGGAACAGCGCGAAGTCGCGGCGCAGCACGGCCTGAGCGTGGTCTGGTCCAGCCCGGAAGGCCTGTGGAGCGAAGCCGGCGGCCTCGATGCAGCCGCGCTCGACCGCGCCTTCACGACCGCGCTGGCGCTCGGCGCCAGCCGGGTCAAGATGTCGCTTGGCGGCTATCGCGCAGGCACCGCGCTGGAGGCATTGCTCCCCTGGCTGCGGCAGGACGGCGTCGAACTGGTCGTGGAAAACGACCAGACCGCCCGCGCCGGCACCGTACCGCCGCTGCGCGACTTCTTCGCGCGTGCCAGCGCGCTCGGCGCAACCATTCCAATGACTTTCGACATGGGCAACTGGCACTGGACCGGGGAAGATCCGCTCGACGCCGCGCAGGTCTTCGCCGCCGACGTCGGCTATGTGCACTGCAAAGGCGTGCAGCGCACCCCCGCCAAATGGATCGCGGTGCCGCTGGAGCAGTCCGCCGCACCCTGGCGCAGCGTCTTGCGCCGACTCCCCGCGGACGTTGCCCGGGCCATCGAATTCCCGCTGCAAGGCGACGACCTGGTGCAGGTCACGCGCCATCATGTCGAACTGCTGCGTTCGGTGGAGGTCCCCGCATGA
- a CDS encoding sugar kinase: protein MSADLDVVTLGEAMLMLVAGEAGPLEGVQTFHKRTAGAETNVAIGLSRLGLKVGWASRLGDDSMARYLLDAMRREGVDCSQVACEPGERTGFQFKGRVDDGSDPPVEYHRRGSAASRMTPGHLDDKWLLRSRHLHVTGVFPALAEGTRAATRQAIATMRAAGRTISFDPNLRPTLWATPELMRDTLNDLAQQSDWVLPGIEEGRFLTGHAEPERIAAFYRARGASLVVVKLGAHGAYFDGEAGTGHVAAYSVERVVDTVGAGDGFAVGVISALLEGRPVSDAVRRGAWIGARAVQVRGDTEGLPTHAQLAAASL from the coding sequence ATGAGCGCCGATCTTGACGTGGTCACGCTGGGCGAGGCCATGCTGATGCTGGTCGCCGGCGAAGCCGGCCCGCTCGAAGGCGTGCAGACCTTCCACAAGCGCACCGCCGGTGCCGAGACCAATGTGGCCATCGGCCTGTCGCGCCTGGGCCTGAAGGTCGGCTGGGCCAGCCGCCTGGGCGATGACTCGATGGCGCGCTACCTGCTCGACGCCATGCGGCGCGAAGGCGTGGATTGCAGCCAGGTGGCGTGCGAGCCCGGCGAGCGCACCGGCTTCCAGTTCAAGGGCCGCGTCGACGACGGCAGCGATCCGCCCGTCGAATACCATCGCCGCGGCTCGGCGGCGAGCCGAATGACCCCCGGACATCTGGACGACAAGTGGCTGCTGCGCTCGCGGCACCTGCATGTCACCGGCGTGTTCCCGGCGCTTGCCGAAGGCACCCGGGCCGCCACGCGCCAGGCCATCGCCACCATGCGCGCCGCCGGCCGCACGATCTCTTTCGATCCCAACCTGCGGCCCACGCTGTGGGCCACGCCCGAGCTGATGCGCGACACCCTGAACGACCTGGCGCAGCAGTCCGACTGGGTGCTGCCCGGCATCGAAGAAGGCCGCTTCCTCACCGGCCACGCCGAGCCGGAACGCATTGCCGCCTTCTACCGTGCCCGTGGCGCCAGCCTGGTAGTGGTGAAGCTGGGTGCCCACGGCGCCTACTTCGATGGCGAGGCCGGCACCGGCCATGTCGCGGCATACAGCGTCGAGCGCGTGGTCGACACCGTTGGCGCGGGCGATGGCTTTGCCGTGGGCGTGATCAGCGCGCTGCTGGAAGGCCGGCCCGTGAGCGACGCCGTCAGGCGCGGTGCATGGATCGGTGCGCGCGCGGTGCAGGTCCGTGGCGATACCGAAGGCCTGCCGACCCACGCCCAGCTGGCAGCGGCCAGTTTGTAA
- a CDS encoding 2-hydroxyacid dehydrogenase, translating to MRKNVLVFRPIPHDLLARIESEHDVIVADPRQPAQRPAFRAALANAHGLIGSSVKLGAAELAEAGQLEVISSISVGVDNYDLACLHRRGITLCHTPGVLTETTADTVFALIMATSRRLVELAAHVREGRWSANIGESLFGWDVHGKTLAVLGFGRIGQAVARRAALGFGMEVLYVNETAGEPPELAGRATRVGLDHALARADIVAVTLPLTDGTRGLMGPREFALMKPGAIFVNGARGQIVQEDALLAALDSGHLRAAGLDVFATEPLPQDSPLRSHASVTALPHIGSATHETRRAMAELATRNLLDALAGRQPAARFDLAASAGRATQAAA from the coding sequence ATGCGCAAGAATGTCCTGGTGTTCCGTCCCATTCCCCATGACCTGCTCGCCAGGATCGAGTCGGAGCATGACGTGATCGTGGCCGACCCGCGCCAGCCTGCACAACGGCCGGCCTTTCGCGCCGCGCTGGCAAACGCCCACGGCCTGATCGGCTCCAGCGTGAAGCTGGGCGCGGCGGAACTGGCCGAAGCGGGCCAGCTGGAGGTGATCTCGAGCATCTCGGTGGGGGTCGACAACTACGACCTCGCCTGCCTGCACCGGCGCGGCATCACCCTGTGCCACACGCCCGGCGTACTTACCGAGACCACCGCCGACACCGTCTTCGCGCTCATCATGGCCACCAGCCGCCGCCTGGTCGAGCTTGCCGCCCATGTGCGCGAAGGCCGCTGGAGCGCCAATATCGGCGAAAGCCTGTTCGGCTGGGATGTGCACGGCAAGACCCTGGCGGTCCTGGGCTTCGGGCGCATCGGCCAGGCCGTGGCGCGCCGCGCGGCGCTCGGCTTCGGCATGGAGGTGCTCTACGTCAACGAGACCGCCGGGGAACCGCCCGAGCTGGCCGGGCGCGCCACCCGGGTGGGGCTCGACCATGCCCTGGCCCGGGCCGATATCGTCGCGGTCACGCTGCCCCTGACCGACGGCACGCGTGGCCTGATGGGCCCGCGCGAGTTCGCGCTGATGAAGCCGGGCGCCATCTTCGTCAACGGCGCGCGCGGCCAGATCGTGCAGGAAGACGCGCTGCTGGCGGCGCTCGACAGCGGCCACCTGCGCGCCGCCGGGCTGGACGTCTTCGCCACCGAGCCCCTGCCCCAGGATTCACCATTGCGCAGCCACGCCAGCGTGACCGCCCTGCCCCATATCGGCTCGGCCACGCATGAGACCCGGCGTGCCATGGCCGAACTCGCCACGCGCAACCTGCTGGACGCGCTCGCCGGGCGGCAACCCGCCGCGCGCTTCGACCTGGCGGCCAGCGCTGGCCGGGCCACCCAGGCCGCCGCCTGA
- a CDS encoding shikimate dehydrogenase family protein, translated as MPSSIPTLCGSIMGEPFTFNVRIHNAAYRALEIDYTFVCFGVQDVPGAVQSIRALGVRGMNVSMPHKQAVIPHLDHLDETARAIGAVNTINNIDGVLTGYNTDCIGAVRAFREVAEVAGKRIALLGAGGAARAMAYGLREAGASVTVFNRTAARGEELAASLGLRFGGGLADFRAADFDMLANATAAGFRAPDVNPVAGQLASHLVVMDAAFIPVRSKLIRDAAALGCRTIDGTRMMLHQACAQVEFYTGCKRAPIEAMETALLEEIARLS; from the coding sequence ATGCCCAGCTCCATTCCCACGCTGTGCGGCTCGATCATGGGCGAGCCCTTTACCTTCAATGTGCGCATCCACAACGCCGCCTACCGGGCGCTGGAGATCGACTACACCTTTGTGTGCTTCGGCGTGCAGGACGTGCCCGGCGCGGTGCAATCGATCCGCGCGCTCGGCGTGCGTGGCATGAATGTCTCGATGCCGCACAAGCAGGCCGTGATCCCGCATCTTGACCACCTTGACGAAACCGCGCGCGCCATCGGCGCGGTCAACACCATCAACAACATCGATGGCGTACTGACCGGCTACAACACCGACTGCATCGGCGCCGTGCGCGCGTTCCGGGAAGTGGCCGAGGTGGCCGGCAAGCGCATTGCGCTGCTGGGCGCGGGCGGCGCGGCACGGGCCATGGCCTACGGCTTGCGCGAGGCCGGCGCCAGCGTGACCGTGTTCAACCGGACCGCCGCGCGCGGCGAGGAACTGGCCGCGTCGCTGGGCCTGCGCTTCGGCGGCGGGCTGGCGGACTTCCGCGCCGCGGACTTCGACATGCTCGCCAACGCGACCGCCGCGGGCTTTCGCGCCCCCGATGTCAACCCGGTCGCCGGACAGCTCGCCTCGCACCTGGTCGTCATGGACGCAGCGTTCATCCCGGTCAGGAGCAAGCTGATCCGGGATGCCGCGGCGCTTGGCTGCCGCACCATCGACGGCACGCGCATGATGCTGCACCAGGCATGCGCCCAGGTCGAGTTCTACACCGGCTGCAAGCGCGCGCCGATCGAGGCAATGGAAACGGCGCTGCTTGAGGAGATTGCCCGCCTGTCCTGA
- a CDS encoding tripartite tricarboxylate transporter substrate binding protein: protein MRSLRKLLQMAVLLPSIAAVGQVFAAPYPERPVELVVPSTAGGGTDTVARAFSEAMRKYLPQPLTVVNKPGASGAIGMTEVARAKPDGYKLGIIIAEAVIVPHLGPTPLDAAELVPIARLNADPSAITVRADSRWNSIEAFLKYAAAHPGQVQVGNSGPGSIWHLAATALEDKAHVKFNHVPFPGAAPALVALMGGHIDAVAVSPAEVSAYAAAGKLRTLAVMAGQRARGFEDVPTLRERGIDLAIGTWRGLAAPKGTPPDVLEVLAAASRKAVADPVFVAALRRQNLGIAYADAAAFQAEIAADNAVMKALVARTSLRK from the coding sequence ATGCGATCGCTCCGCAAGCTGCTCCAAATGGCCGTACTGCTGCCCTCAATCGCTGCGGTCGGCCAGGTGTTCGCGGCGCCATACCCCGAACGCCCGGTCGAACTGGTGGTGCCAAGCACGGCTGGCGGTGGTACCGACACCGTTGCACGGGCCTTCAGCGAGGCGATGCGAAAGTACCTGCCGCAGCCGCTGACGGTGGTGAACAAGCCGGGTGCCAGCGGCGCGATCGGCATGACGGAAGTGGCCCGCGCGAAACCGGACGGCTACAAGCTGGGCATCATCATCGCGGAAGCCGTGATCGTCCCGCATCTCGGGCCGACCCCTCTCGACGCCGCCGAGCTGGTGCCGATCGCACGCCTGAATGCGGATCCGTCCGCCATCACGGTCAGGGCCGACTCGCGCTGGAACTCCATCGAGGCCTTCCTGAAGTACGCCGCGGCGCACCCGGGGCAGGTGCAGGTAGGAAACTCCGGCCCGGGCTCGATCTGGCACCTGGCGGCGACAGCGCTGGAGGACAAGGCCCACGTCAAGTTCAATCACGTGCCGTTCCCGGGCGCGGCGCCAGCGCTGGTGGCGCTGATGGGCGGGCATATCGATGCCGTAGCCGTCAGTCCCGCCGAGGTGTCGGCCTATGCGGCCGCAGGCAAGCTGCGGACGCTCGCGGTGATGGCCGGGCAGCGTGCCAGGGGTTTCGAGGACGTCCCGACGCTGCGTGAGCGCGGCATCGACCTCGCGATCGGCACCTGGCGCGGACTGGCCGCGCCCAAAGGCACGCCCCCAGATGTGCTTGAAGTGCTGGCCGCCGCCAGCCGCAAGGCGGTGGCGGATCCCGTCTTCGTGGCCGCGCTGCGCCGTCAGAACCTGGGTATCGCCTATGCCGACGCGGCTGCCTTCCAGGCGGAGATCGCCGCAGACAACGCGGTGATGAAGGCACTGGTGGCCAGGACCAGCCTGCGCAAGTGA
- a CDS encoding Bug family tripartite tricarboxylate transporter substrate binding protein — MKLIAKLLLAAVTAACVATGASAAYPDKPIRLIVPFPAGGTVNLIGRVLAQRLSETLGQQVIVENKPGAGGTLGADLVAKSAPDGYTLLLASSSHQSIHPLIYRKLPYDASKDFVQVALFAAVPNVLVVSNKVPAKTVKDFVAYAKSGGKPLFMGSAGNGSVNQMVGELFQHKTGTSFEHVPFKGAGPAAVDLMSGQIDLMFVNLPNVLPQIQGGKMRALAVASSRRVAALPDVPTMAEAGIADLVVDSWSGVLAPAGTPRAIVDQLSLEINKIAKEKKTADGLAAQGAIPMPGTSAEYAALVRVETQRWSEVIRKANITLD; from the coding sequence ATGAAGCTCATCGCCAAGTTACTGCTCGCGGCCGTTACAGCGGCTTGTGTTGCCACCGGCGCGTCCGCCGCCTATCCGGACAAGCCGATCCGCCTCATCGTTCCGTTCCCGGCGGGAGGCACCGTCAACCTCATCGGCCGGGTGCTGGCGCAGCGCCTGTCCGAGACCCTGGGCCAGCAGGTCATCGTGGAGAACAAGCCCGGTGCGGGCGGCACGCTGGGTGCGGACCTGGTCGCCAAGTCCGCGCCCGACGGCTATACGCTGCTGCTCGCATCGTCGAGCCACCAGTCCATCCACCCGCTGATCTACAGGAAGCTGCCGTACGACGCAAGCAAGGACTTTGTGCAGGTGGCGCTGTTTGCCGCCGTGCCGAATGTGCTGGTCGTCTCGAACAAGGTGCCGGCGAAGACCGTCAAGGATTTCGTCGCCTACGCAAAGTCCGGCGGCAAGCCGCTGTTTATGGGCTCCGCAGGCAACGGCAGCGTCAACCAGATGGTCGGCGAGCTGTTCCAGCACAAGACCGGCACCAGCTTCGAACACGTGCCGTTCAAGGGCGCGGGCCCGGCGGCGGTCGACCTGATGTCGGGGCAGATCGACCTGATGTTCGTCAACCTGCCCAATGTGCTGCCGCAAATCCAGGGCGGGAAGATGCGCGCGCTGGCGGTCGCGAGTTCGCGACGGGTGGCCGCGTTGCCGGACGTTCCCACCATGGCGGAGGCCGGCATCGCTGACCTCGTGGTCGACTCCTGGTCCGGGGTGCTGGCGCCGGCGGGAACGCCCAGGGCTATCGTCGACCAGCTCTCGCTCGAGATCAACAAGATCGCGAAAGAGAAGAAAACCGCCGACGGCCTTGCAGCCCAGGGGGCCATCCCGATGCCCGGCACCAGCGCCGAGTATGCCGCGCTGGTGCGCGTCGAGACCCAGCGCTGGAGCGAGGTGATCAGGAAGGCGAACATCACGCTGGATTGA